The window CCATCGTCGAGGTCTCCAAGAAGCTCTCCCCCACGGGCGAGCGGATGATCGTCAAGCCTTACCCCAAGGACGACGAGCCGCGGACCATCCGGGTCGACCAGGACCTCCTCGACGTCCTCGCGGCGCGAGCCCAGAAGCTCGGGCTCAGCCGCGACGATCTGCTCTTCCCCTCGACCGAGGTAGCTGGCGGCAACCCCGTCTCACGCAACACCTTCCGCACCCGGGTGTGGCTTCCGGCCCTGGAGACGGCGCAGCTCGGC of the Sporichthya polymorpha DSM 43042 genome contains:
- a CDS encoding tyrosine-type recombinase/integrase, whose amino-acid sequence is MRPRHIDFLRRTITVEETIVEVSKKLSPTGERMIVKPYPKDDEPRTIRVDQDLLDVLAARAQKLGLSRDDLLFPSTEVAGGNPVSRNTFRTRVWLPALETAQLGHHVRIHDLRHAHASWLLAGGADLKTVMERMGHSQIQTTQKYLHTLPDADDRALAAFRRTRGRGPGTS